A window of Oryza glaberrima chromosome 2, OglaRS2, whole genome shotgun sequence genomic DNA:
ATACCTTCAGATTTTGAGGTTCTAGAGTTTTTAGATATTCCAAGAGTTCATTACTTCCTTGAGATGATTTTCTAGCAACTTGACGGCTGAGTTCATCAATTTCTGCTTCAAGCAATTCTATATATTTTACTGCATCAATTTTCTCAGGACCAGTAGTCTTGTTCCATCGGATAACTTCTCCAGTAACCTTTTTCTGGGTTCCAGGAGCATAATCTGCAGAATCCTACAAATGCCAGCATGCATATTAAACAACCTCATCTTTGCTTTTTTTATAGTATTTACTATTTGTGCGAAGTAGGGAAGCTACACCACATTGTAATGTACTGTTAAGAACACTTGCAGAAAAATGATCAAAACACCAGGAGCACAAAATGTTGACCGACTTCATTCTGAAAGCTATGACAATAAAGTAAACAAATCTAAATACACAAGTCAATAACCTCTAGCACTAATCTCTTTACAATGTCAAACAGCAATGAGCAAATATGACAATGCAAAGTACTGGTTAGAAAACAATACCAAATGTGGCTGACCAGTGACACAAGCCAGTGAATTATGTGGCACACTGAGGTGCCCTGGCAGGAGAGAGACGTGAGACATTTTACAATTAGTGTTAGTGACAACATTTATGTTATGCATGGATGTGTGCTCCTCAATCAATCTAACATCCAAAATGAATATTGCATCTTTCATCGCTCCTACTCAAAACCTAATTAAACACTAGGATGCCAAAACAGTAGCTGGAAACCACCAATAGTTACAATAGCTGAGTTGGTTTTCTTATAGAAAGACAAATTTTAGTTTTCCATGTTAGATAAAGCTGTGAACTCCTCAGGTAATGATCACTCATCAACAAGCTTTCCTATGAATAAAATAACTCTTCAACCAATAGAAACACTCTAAAGATCAGATTAATTTCAGTCCTCTTTACTTTGAATCCGGGAAGCATCATTGCTACATACTTATCAAGTTATCATTGATTGATGCTTCCTAACCTTACTTTCTAGGGATACACTACTTGGACCTCTCTTTATGGAGGTTTAAACCATGCACAGCAACAGCGAGTAAATGCTGCCATGCAAAATaagacaaaataaaatatttgcagTTTTAATAATGTAAAGTTACTACCAGCAAAAACTTGACTTTATCCACTCATAGATTTGGTTGTGTGAATTAATGTAAGTTGCACATAGTGTTAACCTTTCAAAAGACAAACAAATGATCAAAAAATGAGTTTTCATAATCAACTATAGATTACTAAGCAGATATATACATGTCAACATGGCAACAATTTAATCATATGTCCCTGTAAGGAATATATGTCCACAACTCAGCATTGGTGCAAAAAGTACATTTTCTTCTTTTGGTTCTGGAAGGGCAATCTGCTCCAAACTCTGTTGCAATTCCAGACGATACTGCGCATTCCTGAACATGTATCCGGTCATCAGAACACTGTACATAAGCTGAGCTAGATTTTCAGCAACCTGTGTCGATGAAAAAGGTAAAGAAACATGTCACAATTTCATGGCTCAAGTGTACAAATGAATTGTGCTAATAATTAGTAGTATGACATAATGCCATACAAGAAAAACCGGCGTCAAGACCTGAACATATGATATCCCATTACCGTTGTCACAGTTACAGCGAAAAATTGAGGTGGCAGAGTCCCAATCATATTAGTCACCGTTTGGCGCATGGCATCAACAAccttttcagaaaaaaaaatggacagaGGGAAATGTCATCATATCAAAGTATTTCAAGAAATCATCAGCATACCACCCTATATATCTAGGGTTGGAAGTGGGTCAATACATAAGTACCCATTGCCTCTAGTTCAACCAAATCATCTAAAAATGAACTTTGATGTTGTGTTTTAGTTCATCTGGTTGAACTATAGTGGGTCAATTGGTACCCATGGATTGACCCAGTCCCATCCTTATGAATTATCCAAAACACAGTTTGTGGAAACTTAGGAGGGAAGTAAGATGATAAAAACCTGTGGCGGAGCTCTTTTTATGAAGAGCTCCATAAACTCTGGCTGGACATTTTTAACGTATTCCAGGAGTATGTCCCTCCGGTTCTTTGGCTgtaagaatgaaaaaaatacatagccATAGCTTTAAAATAGATTGTTGTCAGAATATTATAGCCATAGCTTTAAAATATGGATTGTTGTCAGAATAATATTATAGCTAAATTAGCAAGGAGATATTAGTATAGCTTATTTTCGTTGGTGCCAAACATGATAATAGACAATGGATTAATTGAGAACCAAAGACATGTGGACGAAAGGGTGTTCATGCATATATTTCCATCGATACAACTACAAACAGAGTCTAGTCCAACTAGCATGATGGTTCTGCTTCTAATGAACTCCTGCATGGCAGCTTGACACTCAAAAAAACAGGTCACAGAAGTACAGAACAGTATTTTGACTTTTGAGAATCTCTGTGCACACTCTGCAGGGATGAAAAGGAAACTACTCTACAGCAATGGATGTAGAAGTAGAGGTGCTAGAACTTTCTGCTCTGAGCGATAAGTCTATCAAAGATTGTCAAGAGATCCTTGCTAATTTTCTTGAATATAAGGTTCTGCCAGAACTTTCTGCCCTGAGCTATAAGGCTATCAACAATTGTCAAGCAATCCTTGCTAATTTTCTTACATATAGGACCTTCAAGTTGTTTTGTGTAGGAACAGATCAACAAAGGCAAGATATCATAAAAGCCCTCAACTCAACATGTTTTGTGGAGAGTGAACAATCCATTGACTACCAGCTGCCCTAGCAACAGACAACAGTCGCTCGTGCAGTATTAGACAGATCATTGATGCCATGGATCAGTGAGAGTTAACAATATTTCATCAACTTATATATTATTAACAAGTGGCCCACTAATGGAGAAAAAATGTGAGCATGATGAGTCATACATATGATATATCTATTCATTGCACAGTGTAATTCAGATGAAACCGACTGATAGAATTGCAGTTGGTGGTGTatcatttatatatgtatatatacatggtgTCTTGGTATAGGATCAACCTCCATGTCCTGTTACCATTCCCAAATGTTCTGCAAGATAATCTCAATGTTTTGTAAGCCTGATTTGTTTAGTTCATCTGCCTATAGTTCAGATCTCAGGGTAATTAAATTATATTGCCTCATCATGTGACCTATGCAGTGCTTGACTACTTGTGTCTTATTCTGGATCTCATAATGTATAAAATGCTCAGGACATCATAACTATCTCTGCTTCTCCGACATATTCTCAGGTAGTCGACTTGGAGTTGAGGGCTAGTGCAAATTATTTTTGTGCAAACCATTACAAGTTTATGTGGAGAACGCATACCATGTGATTGATGCAAAATTAACACAAGAAACTTCTCCAAATTATGCGGTGCATGTTATTTGTTAGTAAATTGAAATTATCTCTCCTGTTCTATCATGGCATGCATCCAACCAGCCTGTGAGAATGCAGACGGTAGCAGGCAGGCGAAAGAAAAGGAGTAACCAatccatctatctatccatTAAGACAGAGAAGGAACAGTAATTGGGGAGAACAGGAGAGGGATTAGGGAACAGTAGTAGTAAGTCAAGGGGATTAAGATttaagagagagggaagggttGGTTGTTTGCCGTACCAATTTGGTGTCGGCACCATTGGCTGCCTTGCCCTCTCCGTCCTCACCAGATCCAGATCCAGGGGCAGCGCCGTTGGGCCCCTGCGAAtcggcggctgcgcgcgcgAGGCGGAGGCCGACGAAGCGGCTGCGGCACGAGGGGAAAGAGACGAGCAGTTGTGATGCTCGACGGGTTTGCGGCCGTGGCGCCGGCGAGTGGGTACCCCTAGAGGTAAGCAAGAGGGAGGGAGACATGGCGTGgcgatcgccgcggcggcggcggcggcggcgacggcggcgaggcttTGCCCTTGTGCTTTTGCTGCTGCGCCCCGCAAATGTGGATAACAAACACCGGCAGCGTTCAGATCCACGGTGTCTGTGTCCCTCTTCAACGGCCACGATCTGTCTCGTTTTCGGGGTCCTTTTAATCTCAAGGCCTCACATTATCTCctatttcaacttttttttaactagcaatgatgcccgtgcgttgcaacgggtgaagataATTTTAATCATGTATATTGGTAGGAAAAAATATAAAGGAATCATAATCAtaatcataataaaatataaaattgcaGTCACCTTtgttaaaaagataaaaatatataattaattttccgTTAATTCCATtagctaaaaataatataatatgaagTAGGAAAAGTTATtctcaaattttagcaattttcaAAAAGCTTAAATAGAGCAAACTAATtatgtaaataaaaataaatttaatcacCCAAATAAAACAATTAGACCTGTAATTGACAATCTGTTGCCAGCTTGTTTAAACATGAGCCTGCAGGTGCGTGCGGCATATATCTCTCACTCGTACTTGTATGTCATGGTcccttttttttacatagaaaaaaatatccgtgcgttgcaacgtgtaaattaaaattataacaaatataaaaatattacatgATTAAGGTTTAGTTTTACATGATATGAGctctataagaaaatatattcataatgaaataaaaaaagtccAGCTGAAGGGACTTAAAGTGACCTTATTCCATACAGAGCGTACACGTGGTCCATGAGATGGCCCAATAGTGTGGGCGGCCTAGGAATAGAATCGGGAGGAACAACTTAAGctacctaaagtgaacttattccgtgtgGGCAGCCTGGGATTGGCGTTCGATGTGACGCGGGAGAAGCCGGAACCGTTTGATCTGATAGACGGTCCTGATTGACCTCgacctatataaaagttcaacagcccaaaccctaaccctaaaatcatTTCCCCTCCCCCCGCTCTCTATCTCTCAAAACAACGTGGCTGCGCCCTGGCATACCGACATCCCTGTGACGGTGGTGGCGGTTCGGCAACGACAACGAAACCCTCCCCTTCCGGCGTCGGCGTTTTCTTAGTGTTCTTGAATCTGATCTTGTATTCTTGTAGTAGTGTTTTCTCTATGATTTATGTCCAAATTTGATGTGGtctctcattatttttttctttcttttctttttttttgccaccgGAGAGGGATTGAAGTGGGATCGATCGCACGTgcgatggaaatattttttttgatgaaCGAAAACTATAACCCGAAAGCCATACAAATTTTTTAGTTAGGTATTTATAGATAGATTGAATTggacttctctttttttttcattttttctccctttttttgttACTACGAACATCGGAAacgtctttaatttttttttaccgcgtcacatataatcggattcgatttttttttcgctcAATTTCTTTTTCACGCTTTTTTCACGGacggacgacggaaacacatttagttttttaagaagcagagaagagatagagacagAGATAGAGAAACGGAAAACCTTTTTTCCcaactttctttttttggaaTCGGACAGAAAAAATGTTCACttgtttttttgggatggacgacgggattttttttaatcggacAGAAATCTTTTTTTGcactattatttttctttttttacggTAGACGGAAACCCTTTTATCGcacttttttttatcggacagaACAAAATTTTCGCACTTTTTTCGCGCttgatttttttccataaagaaatctcttttctttttttttacggaattTCCAAGGGAGtcggaagttttttttaatgggagtcggacttctttttttggtttttttctcatcgtttctttttgttttcatGGACGACGGAAACGGGTTTTactttttaagtatatataagtatatataatatatagtagATAGTAGACTTAGAAAAGTACCCGTGATTGCAACAATTAAAGACGACAGGGAAATTAAGTATTATGTCTCTCTAATCCTATtttaatgaaaaagttgaaggAATCCCTTTAATAACATTTCATGAAACGAACAACGTAAAGGTAACGAAAgttttcgatgaaaaaaaatttcctATCCTTCCCATGAGTTAGAGGGTTTCATAGGTAAAATTCATTAGGACCCTTGATATCTTATTTCTGCATAGTCGATTACAACTGTGTATCTTAACTTGAGCACCAGTAAACCTACAGTCACGTACACAATTATGTTGGCTATAGTGAATCCTAGATTGGGTTGACGAAAGGGATGGAAGCTAGGAATGCAATTTAAAGGGATtaagcgaaacggcatatttgcaaatgaaaagtaatttATCAATAAAACTTTTAGATACGTGTTATTAGCGTTCTAAAagtaaagactgaaaaataaaattcgaaaaaaaacccctcaaatttagcttcaaatttaaagttgataattcaaattttgactgataaatataaacataagcGTGATCATTCGATAGGCAGGCTATATATAGGATAGCCCGCTataggtaggtaggtaggtagcGTGCTGATCGATCGGTCCGGCgggccggcgacgagcatgGCAGGTGACGGTGCCAAGTGCTCCGACGAGGTGAACGACGGCACCTACTTCATGGCCGGCGTGATGGCCGTGACCGGCCTCATGGCGACCGTCCTGGCGCTCTCCGGCATCTTCCATTGCGCGCTTCGACGCGTTGGGCAGCCAAGCATAATCTCGCACAtcctggtatatatatatatatgcatgcggattggattggattggattggattgatAATTAAATTtccagcagagagagagagagagagatcgagatggaagctatatatatatatatatgagattgCGAGCATGGCAGTGCAGGCCGGCGTGGTGGTCGGGCCGACGGTGCTCGGCCGCGCCGTGGACCTGCGTCCTCTGGGCATGCAGGACGCCGGCAGCGCG
This region includes:
- the LOC127763892 gene encoding uncharacterized protein LOC127763892; translated protein: MSPSLLLTSRGTHSPAPRPQTRRASQLLVSFPSCRSRFVGLRLARAAADSQGPNGAAPGSGSGEDGEGKAANGADTKLPKNRRDILLEYVKNVQPEFMELFIKRAPPQVVDAMRQTVTNMIGTLPPQFFAVTVTTVAENLAQLMYSVLMTGYMFRNAQYRLELQQSLEQIALPEPKEENDSADYAPGTQKKVTGEVIRWNKTTGPEKIDAVKYIELLEAEIDELSRQVARKSSQGSNELLEYLKTLEPQNLKELASSAGEDVVFAMNAFITRLLAVSDPAQMKTTVSETSANQLANLMFWLMIVGYSMRNIEVRFDMERVLGAAPKIGELPPGENI